The following coding sequences are from one Streptomyces venezuelae window:
- a CDS encoding CBS domain-containing protein has protein sequence MATTTARDIMTGGAQCVQAHESALDAARKLTEWEVGALPVCGENNRLVGVVTDRDIAVKVLGKGLDAAEVEAGTLAQGEAVTIGADDGVDEIFETMTRHKVRRLPVIDGTDLVGMVALADAAKSLDAPEAGRLIEALSTD, from the coding sequence ATGGCCACCACGACGGCACGCGACATCATGACCGGCGGCGCCCAGTGCGTACAGGCGCATGAAAGCGCGCTCGACGCGGCGCGCAAGCTGACCGAATGGGAGGTGGGCGCCCTGCCGGTCTGTGGCGAGAACAACCGGCTCGTCGGCGTCGTGACCGACCGGGACATCGCCGTGAAGGTCCTCGGCAAGGGGCTCGATGCGGCGGAGGTGGAGGCGGGCACCCTGGCGCAGGGGGAAGCCGTCACGATCGGCGCGGACGACGGGGTGGACGAGATCTTCGAGACCATGACCCGGCACAAGGTGCGGCGCCTCCCCGTGATCGACGGCACCGACCTGGTCGGCATGGTCGCCCTCGCGGACGCGGCGAAGTCCCTCGACGCGCCCGAAGCCGGGCGGCTCATCGAGGCGCTCTCGACGGACTGA
- a CDS encoding maleylpyruvate isomerase family mycothiol-dependent enzyme: MDSLRSGTPDRSWLGSPIDARPLFAPEHAALMDTLHGLSPADWGLEAVPGWTVRDVAAHLLGDFYGRLGRDRDGHREGPAFAPGETLEAFIHRINQEWVDALSRVSPAALTDTLDLIGRQVARFFEAADPEAPSLGVSWAGVDPAPMWLDSARDFTEFWTHRQQIRHAVGQETDHDPRPLALVLDTFMRALPHTLRDVAAPVGTRIQMQIDGPAGGTWTVAAAEEHWTLATAPSTTRPTPTAPNTTRPTPTARTSSASPASPTHPAALVRLDAETAWRLCTRGIAPDTALARAHIDGDRELAAAACRIVSIIH, encoded by the coding sequence ATGGATTCCCTGCGCAGCGGCACGCCGGACCGTTCCTGGCTCGGCTCCCCCATCGACGCCCGCCCCCTTTTCGCCCCCGAGCACGCCGCGCTCATGGACACCCTGCACGGCCTGTCGCCCGCCGACTGGGGCCTGGAGGCGGTGCCCGGGTGGACCGTGCGGGATGTCGCCGCGCACCTTCTGGGGGACTTCTACGGGCGTCTCGGCCGCGACCGCGACGGGCATCGGGAAGGGCCCGCCTTCGCGCCCGGTGAGACCCTCGAAGCGTTCATCCACCGCATCAACCAGGAATGGGTGGACGCCCTCTCCCGGGTCAGCCCGGCCGCGCTCACCGACACGCTCGACCTGATCGGCCGACAGGTCGCCCGGTTCTTCGAGGCCGCCGACCCCGAGGCGCCTTCCCTGGGCGTGTCCTGGGCAGGTGTCGATCCCGCGCCGATGTGGCTGGACAGCGCCCGCGACTTCACGGAGTTCTGGACCCACCGGCAGCAGATCCGGCACGCCGTCGGGCAGGAGACCGACCACGACCCGCGGCCTCTGGCCCTGGTCCTGGACACGTTCATGCGGGCGCTGCCCCACACCCTGCGCGACGTCGCCGCGCCGGTCGGTACGCGGATCCAGATGCAGATCGACGGCCCGGCCGGCGGTACGTGGACCGTGGCCGCCGCGGAGGAACACTGGACCCTCGCCACCGCACCGAGCACCACACGTCCCACCCCCACCGCACCGAACACCACACGTCCCACTCCCACCGCCCGCACCTCCTCCGCCTCCCCCGCCTCTCCCACCCACCCCGCCGCGCTCGTCCGTCTGGACGCGGAGACCGCCTGGCGGCTGTGCACCCGAGGCATCGCCCCGGACACCGCGCTGGCACGCGCCCACATCGACGGTGACCGCGAACTCGCCGCAGCCGCGTGCCGGATCGTCTCGATCATCCACTGA
- a CDS encoding SAM-dependent methyltransferase: MSGRLQPSDVTDRLNTGVAHNARVWNYWIGGKDHYEVDQQVGEQVATMFPVIRDVARADREFLGRAVRFLTAECGVRQFLDIGTGLPTLDNTHEIAQRIAPDSRIVYVDNDPIVLVHARSLLVGTSEGATDYIDADVHHPHSVIEGAAETLDFEQPVAVMMLGILNFILDTEQALDIVRRIMDPLPSGSYLAMTHPTTDTDLGGEGNVGAMKFWNENATPPITARSRAEIGAFFEGLELLTPGLVSCSRWRAESESAEVLPQFGAVARKR, encoded by the coding sequence GTGAGCGGGAGACTGCAACCGTCGGATGTGACGGACAGGTTGAATACGGGGGTCGCACACAACGCGCGCGTGTGGAACTACTGGATCGGCGGCAAGGACCACTACGAGGTCGACCAGCAGGTCGGCGAACAGGTCGCCACGATGTTCCCGGTCATCCGGGACGTGGCCCGCGCGGACCGCGAGTTCCTCGGCCGCGCCGTGCGGTTCCTGACCGCCGAGTGCGGAGTGCGGCAGTTCCTGGACATCGGTACGGGGCTGCCGACCCTGGACAACACGCACGAGATCGCCCAGCGGATCGCGCCCGATTCCCGGATCGTCTACGTCGACAACGACCCGATCGTGCTGGTTCACGCCCGCAGCCTGCTCGTCGGCACTTCCGAGGGAGCCACCGACTACATCGACGCCGACGTCCACCATCCGCACAGCGTCATAGAGGGTGCGGCGGAGACCCTGGACTTCGAACAGCCCGTCGCCGTCATGATGCTGGGCATCCTCAACTTCATCCTCGACACGGAACAGGCGCTCGACATCGTGCGCCGGATCATGGACCCGCTCCCCTCCGGCAGCTACCTCGCCATGACCCATCCGACCACCGACACCGACCTCGGTGGCGAGGGCAACGTAGGGGCCATGAAGTTCTGGAACGAGAACGCTACCCCTCCGATCACCGCCCGCAGCCGCGCGGAAATCGGTGCGTTCTTCGAGGGCCTGGAACTTCTCACTCCCGGCCTCGTGTCGTGCTCGCGGTGGCGGGCGGAGTCGGAATCGGCGGAAGTGCTTCCGCAGTTCGGGGCGGTGGCCCGCAAGCGGTGA
- a CDS encoding glycosyltransferase family 2 protein, translating into MELPRLGVVVVTMGNRPREVDELLASVAEQDAPPARIVIVGNGSPLPDFPGLPGELTVIENEENLGCPGGRNTGIARLREFGDIDVVVELDDDGLLVQEDVFRRIGDLFAADPKVGIVGFRIADEHGETARRHIPRLRAKDPMRRGPVTAFLGGGHAFAMPMLNRIGDWPAEFFFTHEETDLAWRALDDGWKILYEPELLLRHPKTSPARHAVYYRMTARNRVWLARRRLPALLVPVYLGVWILLTLARTRSKAGLKAWTAGFVEGVRAPCGRRRPMRWRTVFRMARLGRPPVI; encoded by the coding sequence GTGGAGCTGCCGCGCCTCGGGGTCGTCGTCGTGACCATGGGAAACCGGCCGCGTGAGGTCGACGAGCTGCTCGCGTCGGTCGCCGAGCAGGACGCGCCGCCCGCCCGCATCGTGATCGTTGGCAACGGTTCACCGCTGCCGGACTTCCCCGGCCTGCCCGGAGAGCTGACCGTCATCGAGAACGAGGAGAACCTGGGCTGCCCCGGAGGCCGCAACACCGGTATCGCCAGGCTCCGTGAGTTCGGCGACATCGACGTCGTGGTCGAGCTGGACGACGACGGGCTCCTGGTCCAGGAGGACGTCTTCCGCCGCATCGGCGACCTGTTCGCCGCCGATCCCAAGGTGGGCATCGTCGGCTTCCGGATTGCCGACGAACATGGCGAGACGGCCCGCCGCCACATCCCCCGCCTACGTGCGAAGGACCCGATGCGGCGCGGCCCGGTGACCGCTTTCCTCGGCGGTGGACACGCCTTCGCCATGCCGATGCTGAATCGCATCGGTGACTGGCCCGCGGAGTTCTTCTTCACCCACGAGGAGACCGACCTCGCCTGGCGGGCTCTGGACGACGGATGGAAGATCCTCTACGAGCCGGAACTGCTGCTGCGGCACCCCAAGACGTCCCCGGCCCGGCACGCGGTCTACTACCGGATGACCGCCCGCAACCGGGTCTGGCTGGCCCGCCGCCGTCTGCCCGCGCTCCTCGTGCCGGTGTACCTGGGGGTGTGGATCCTCCTCACCCTCGCCCGGACACGCTCGAAGGCAGGGCTGAAGGCGTGGACGGCGGGGTTCGTCGAGGGGGTGCGCGCGCCGTGCGGAAGGCGACGTCCGATGCGTTGGAGGACGGTCTTCCGCATGGCGCGGCTCGGCAGGCCGCCGGTGATCTGA
- a CDS encoding vanadium-dependent haloperoxidase, whose protein sequence is MNDHRTVTADRTGTITGKRTVTGRRAVRRRGALAVAAVLAAAGTTLTALPQPALAAPPRPAPAALPPQTIADPVHFWNDVLMEVVRREGGGPGPMSRAAAMLNAAIYDAESSYQLKWKGKITSEPYIRAEKYAGWIEGPDEEERVVGRTAYNILLGLYPSQTNYLDARFRERFGTEPTGFDLLDTTIVGPMVKQMRDARNGDGSDNDQVYVADNKPGAWRPTSYPDMVDPGCTRDSQAVTPFWGKVKPFALTSGSQFRPPTPGLYGTYEKLLAGDAYKQQVAAVRAVGADGPTKATPKIERTPEQEAVAWFWANDEDGTYKPPGQLLQATREVATQRKLSTYENARLFALVSIAMADAGIAVRDVKYLTPIDLWRPVSAIRDSGLDPDWKPLLKTRAGVNVTPCFPAWASGHATFGASWAGVMKRYFGNDNIAFTMTTDEPQSPIKSRSFTSFSQAAEEDAQSRVWLGVHFPWDAEDGLVLGDRIADHVYTTKLRKL, encoded by the coding sequence GTGAATGACCACCGCACCGTCACCGCCGACCGCACCGGCACCATCACCGGGAAACGCACCGTCACCGGTCGGCGGGCGGTACGCCGGCGCGGGGCCCTGGCGGTGGCGGCGGTCCTGGCCGCAGCAGGCACGACGCTGACCGCGCTGCCGCAACCGGCCCTCGCCGCGCCACCGCGGCCCGCCCCCGCGGCGCTGCCGCCGCAGACCATCGCGGACCCGGTGCACTTCTGGAACGACGTGCTCATGGAGGTCGTACGAAGAGAGGGCGGCGGTCCGGGTCCGATGTCCAGAGCCGCCGCGATGCTGAACGCGGCCATCTACGACGCGGAGTCCTCGTACCAGCTCAAGTGGAAGGGCAAGATCACTTCCGAGCCCTACATCCGCGCCGAGAAGTACGCGGGCTGGATCGAGGGCCCCGACGAGGAGGAGCGGGTCGTCGGCCGTACGGCCTACAACATCCTGCTCGGGCTCTATCCGTCGCAGACCAACTACCTCGACGCCCGGTTCCGGGAGCGGTTCGGCACCGAGCCGACCGGCTTCGACCTGCTCGACACCACGATCGTCGGGCCGATGGTCAAGCAGATGCGGGACGCCCGCAACGGGGACGGTTCCGACAACGACCAGGTGTATGTGGCGGACAACAAGCCCGGCGCCTGGCGGCCCACCAGCTACCCCGACATGGTCGACCCCGGCTGTACCCGGGACAGCCAGGCCGTCACGCCGTTCTGGGGCAAGGTCAAGCCCTTCGCGCTCACATCGGGCTCACAGTTCCGGCCGCCGACCCCGGGTCTGTACGGCACCTACGAGAAACTGCTGGCCGGCGACGCGTACAAGCAGCAGGTCGCGGCGGTACGCGCGGTCGGCGCCGACGGGCCCACGAAGGCGACCCCGAAGATCGAGCGGACCCCGGAGCAGGAGGCGGTGGCCTGGTTCTGGGCGAACGACGAGGACGGCACGTACAAGCCGCCCGGCCAGCTCCTCCAGGCCACGCGCGAGGTCGCGACCCAGCGCAAGCTCTCCACGTACGAGAACGCCCGCCTGTTCGCCCTCGTCTCGATCGCGATGGCGGACGCCGGCATCGCGGTGCGGGACGTGAAGTACTTGACGCCGATCGACCTGTGGCGTCCGGTCTCCGCCATCCGCGACAGCGGCCTCGACCCCGACTGGAAGCCGCTGCTCAAGACGCGCGCCGGAGTGAACGTCACCCCGTGCTTCCCTGCGTGGGCCTCCGGACACGCCACGTTCGGTGCCTCCTGGGCCGGGGTGATGAAGCGTTACTTCGGCAACGACAACATCGCCTTCACCATGACCACCGACGAGCCGCAGTCCCCGATCAAGTCCCGCTCGTTCACCAGCTTCAGCCAGGCCGCCGAGGAGGACGCCCAGAGCCGGGTCTGGCTCGGCGTCCACTTCCCGTGGGACGCCGAGGACGGCCTGGTCCTCGGCGACAGGATCGCGGACCACGTCTACACGACAAAGCTGCGCAAGCTCTGA
- a CDS encoding amidohydrolase, with product MRPDPDLVLLGARLLDPGVGDLLPHTSLAVAGGRIVAFGDDRDMRALAGPRTRTIDLKGSVVTPGLVDGHLHPVHGAELTDGLDLSGCADLDDVRAALAGAKRDLAPGAWLRAWGLDPNVFGDRPIEAAALAPVLDDVPALLQLFDAHSTLASPRALELAGVDGPRTFDQAAEIVCDAQGRPTGLLLEDAACELVERAAPQATRDEQRARLARALYAMAAAGLTGGHAMDANGDSLALYADLDATGELPLRLRVAPWCQPGADAETVRHLIELQGNRGTLWRVAGVKLFMDGTVDNGTAWLERPDCHGESTHAFWPDPAAYTHVIGELHRAGVQTATHAIGDAAVRHVLDSVEKARGDAPAGVRHRVEHIETVPDDTVRRFAELGVVASMQPTHCCDFTRADHTDNWSRRLGEERAGRAWRCRDLWDAGARVVLGSDWPIAPYPPLAVMAGARHRRPSRDLSLPPHGPEQALTGLEALRAMTVNAAYAAGEERESGALAVGFRADLSVFAENPAEVPATELADVPVRLTVVDGRVTHQEDHLGA from the coding sequence ATGCGTCCCGACCCCGACCTCGTTCTTCTCGGCGCCCGTCTCCTCGACCCGGGCGTCGGAGACCTCCTGCCGCACACCTCCCTCGCCGTGGCCGGAGGGCGGATCGTCGCGTTCGGCGACGACCGGGACATGCGTGCCCTCGCCGGGCCCCGCACCCGGACCATCGACCTCAAGGGTTCCGTCGTGACGCCGGGCCTCGTCGACGGCCACCTGCACCCCGTGCACGGCGCCGAACTCACCGACGGACTCGACCTTTCCGGCTGTGCCGACCTGGACGACGTGCGCGCGGCGCTCGCCGGGGCCAAGCGGGACCTCGCGCCCGGGGCGTGGCTGCGCGCCTGGGGGCTCGACCCGAACGTGTTCGGCGACCGGCCCATCGAGGCCGCCGCGCTCGCCCCCGTCCTCGACGACGTACCCGCGCTGCTGCAGCTCTTCGACGCCCACTCGACCCTCGCGAGCCCCCGCGCCCTGGAACTCGCCGGAGTCGACGGTCCGCGCACCTTCGACCAGGCGGCCGAGATCGTCTGCGACGCGCAGGGCAGGCCCACCGGTCTCCTCCTGGAGGACGCCGCCTGCGAACTCGTCGAACGGGCCGCCCCGCAGGCGACGCGCGACGAGCAGCGCGCGCGGCTCGCGCGGGCGCTGTACGCGATGGCCGCCGCCGGGCTCACCGGCGGCCACGCGATGGACGCGAACGGCGACAGTCTCGCGCTCTACGCCGACCTCGACGCGACCGGTGAGCTCCCGTTGCGGCTCCGCGTGGCACCGTGGTGCCAGCCCGGCGCCGACGCCGAGACGGTGCGCCACCTCATCGAACTCCAGGGAAACCGGGGGACGTTGTGGCGGGTGGCCGGGGTGAAGCTGTTCATGGACGGTACCGTCGACAACGGCACCGCATGGCTCGAGCGGCCCGACTGCCACGGTGAGTCCACGCACGCGTTCTGGCCCGACCCCGCCGCGTACACCCATGTCATCGGCGAGCTGCACCGCGCCGGTGTGCAGACCGCGACGCACGCCATCGGCGACGCGGCGGTGCGGCACGTCCTCGACTCCGTCGAGAAGGCGCGCGGCGACGCGCCGGCGGGCGTACGACACCGCGTCGAGCACATCGAGACGGTGCCGGACGACACGGTCCGCCGGTTCGCCGAGCTCGGTGTCGTCGCCTCGATGCAGCCCACGCACTGCTGCGACTTCACCAGGGCCGACCACACGGACAACTGGTCGCGGCGGCTCGGCGAGGAGCGGGCCGGGCGGGCGTGGCGGTGCCGTGACCTGTGGGACGCGGGGGCGCGGGTCGTCCTCGGCTCGGACTGGCCCATCGCTCCCTATCCGCCGCTCGCCGTCATGGCCGGTGCCCGGCACCGCCGCCCCAGCCGCGACCTGTCCCTGCCACCGCACGGCCCCGAGCAGGCGCTGACCGGGCTTGAGGCGTTGCGGGCGATGACGGTCAACGCGGCGTACGCGGCCGGTGAGGAGCGGGAGTCGGGGGCCCTTGCCGTCGGCTTCCGGGCGGATCTGTCCGTGTTCGCCGAGAACCCTGCCGAGGTGCCCGCGACCGAACTCGCGGACGTACCGGTCCGGTTGACGGTGGTCGACGGCAGGGTGACCCATCAGGAGGATCACCTCGGGGCGTAG
- a CDS encoding TetR/AcrR family transcriptional regulator, with protein MSSSVQRKRIRKSPAARRAEIVEKAAEIALSEGLECVTLRRIGEELDVRPSLVSHYFPSTEELVAEAFGSAATGELDALLPPAETTGGEGPGTDTATERLAAFFARTSGPAWNDISRLWINARHLTRYRPSLRERVARQEDAWRGRLGALVEVGVRRGEFRTQEEPSVVAVQILVVLDGLGADGGADSDTLPPAVARMAVTWAEGELGLQRGALGPHP; from the coding sequence ATGTCGTCAAGCGTTCAGCGCAAGCGAATTCGAAAATCTCCGGCGGCGAGACGTGCGGAAATCGTTGAGAAGGCCGCAGAAATTGCGCTTTCCGAAGGTCTGGAGTGCGTCACGCTCCGCCGGATCGGTGAGGAGCTGGACGTACGTCCCAGCCTCGTGAGCCACTACTTCCCTTCGACGGAGGAGCTGGTGGCGGAGGCGTTCGGCAGTGCGGCTACGGGGGAGCTCGATGCACTGCTTCCCCCGGCGGAGACGACTGGGGGCGAGGGGCCGGGCACGGATACCGCCACGGAGCGCCTGGCCGCCTTCTTCGCGCGCACGTCCGGCCCGGCCTGGAACGACATCAGCAGACTGTGGATCAACGCCCGCCACCTGACCCGCTACCGGCCTTCGCTGCGCGAGCGGGTCGCCCGACAGGAGGACGCGTGGCGGGGGCGTCTGGGCGCGCTCGTCGAAGTCGGCGTGCGGCGGGGCGAGTTCCGCACGCAGGAAGAACCCTCGGTGGTGGCGGTACAGATCCTGGTCGTGCTGGACGGGCTCGGCGCGGACGGCGGCGCCGACTCGGACACGCTGCCGCCGGCGGTGGCGCGGATGGCGGTCACGTGGGCGGAGGGTGAACTTGGCCTACAGCGGGGTGCGTTGGGGCCGCACCCGTAA
- a CDS encoding purine-cytosine permease family protein — protein sequence MASTLPDPAPRSRPPTSSAESTPCAGPTPDAGITPDAGSAPDGGATEPPDDRPGGTGGRIEAHGIDHIPDAERHGSARELFPVWAAANVNYLSLVIGGALILMGLTLWQALAVLVVGNLFWTLTGLLAVSGPAAGAPSEVITRALYGVIGNRVNNAVVGWLISVCYFALNLSAAAVAAFSLVEKAGVTADTGVKVVVIVVIAALTLTISVYGHAVIVRLYPMITLALGAAFLVVAVYVVRHADFSYTPEHRPAGVDLWATVLAGVTLVASGPLSYTTSADFSRYLPRATSKRAVAGWTALGGFLPSMVVCSLGALAATAVDMTDPQSALESILPAWFTPVFLLALVLGTIAINALTAYSAGLALQAVGLRIRRSVSVLFDGTAAVALTLYGLLVSNFLDTVNNVLQLTVVLLGPSTAIYATDIVLRRARYDGQALADETRTSPFWYRGGVNPAGACALLAGSTAAALCVDTVYTGPLATALGGLDLALPVGMALAGGSYTLISRMPLVRGTGLRGGKG from the coding sequence ATGGCATCCACGCTTCCCGACCCCGCCCCGCGCTCTCGACCGCCGACGAGCAGCGCGGAATCCACTCCATGTGCAGGACCCACTCCGGACGCAGGGATCACTCCGGATGCGGGAAGCGCCCCGGACGGGGGTGCCACCGAGCCACCGGACGACCGGCCCGGCGGCACCGGCGGCCGTATCGAGGCCCACGGCATCGATCACATCCCGGACGCCGAACGGCACGGCAGCGCCCGCGAGTTGTTCCCCGTCTGGGCCGCCGCCAACGTCAACTACCTGAGCCTGGTGATCGGCGGGGCCCTGATCCTGATGGGCCTGACCCTGTGGCAGGCCCTCGCCGTGCTGGTCGTCGGCAACCTCTTCTGGACGCTGACCGGGCTGCTAGCCGTGTCGGGACCGGCCGCGGGTGCCCCCAGCGAAGTGATCACGCGAGCCCTGTACGGAGTCATCGGCAACCGGGTGAACAACGCGGTCGTCGGCTGGCTGATCTCGGTCTGCTACTTCGCGCTGAACCTGTCGGCCGCCGCCGTGGCCGCTTTCTCGCTGGTCGAGAAGGCAGGCGTCACGGCGGACACCGGCGTCAAGGTCGTCGTGATCGTCGTCATCGCCGCGCTCACCCTCACCATCAGCGTCTACGGCCACGCCGTGATCGTGCGGTTGTACCCGATGATCACGCTCGCCCTCGGCGCCGCGTTCCTGGTCGTCGCGGTCTACGTGGTCCGCCACGCCGACTTCTCGTACACGCCGGAGCACCGCCCGGCCGGCGTCGACCTGTGGGCTACCGTCCTCGCCGGGGTCACTCTCGTCGCCTCGGGCCCGCTGTCGTACACCACGAGTGCGGACTTCTCGCGCTATCTGCCGCGCGCCACGTCCAAGCGCGCGGTCGCCGGCTGGACGGCGCTCGGCGGCTTCCTGCCGAGCATGGTGGTCTGTTCCCTGGGCGCCCTCGCGGCGACCGCCGTCGACATGACCGACCCGCAGTCGGCCCTGGAGTCGATCCTGCCCGCCTGGTTCACGCCCGTCTTCCTGCTGGCCCTCGTCCTCGGCACCATCGCCATCAACGCCCTCACCGCGTACAGCGCGGGGCTCGCGCTCCAAGCCGTGGGCCTGCGCATCCGCCGCTCGGTCAGCGTCCTGTTCGATGGCACGGCGGCTGTCGCGCTCACCTTGTACGGACTGCTCGTCTCCAACTTTCTCGACACGGTCAACAACGTCCTGCAGCTGACCGTCGTCCTGCTTGGCCCCAGTACCGCGATCTACGCGACCGACATCGTCCTGCGCCGGGCCCGCTACGACGGACAGGCCCTCGCCGACGAGACCCGCACCAGCCCCTTCTGGTACCGCGGCGGGGTCAACCCGGCCGGCGCGTGCGCCCTGCTGGCGGGCTCGACCGCCGCCGCGCTCTGTGTGGACACCGTGTACACGGGCCCGCTCGCCACGGCTCTCGGTGGCCTCGACCTCGCGCTGCCGGTGGGCATGGCACTGGCGGGCGGCTCCTACACACTGATCAGCCGCATGCCTCTGGTGCGCGGGACGGGGCTCCGTGGCGGGAAGGGGTGA
- a CDS encoding ZIP family metal transporter: protein MKETLEAGAFGLLAGSALLVGAVLGFAVRFPRLVIASVMAFGAGVLLSAVSFELIAEAHREAGMVPVVVGALAGAGLYTGGNVLLARRGARQRKRSGHVRQQPSESQQAGSGLALALGALLDGVPESAVIGVGLADGGAISTATVAAVFISNIPEGLSSSAGMKSAGRSKGYVFGVWGAIAAAGTVSAMAGYALVGVLSTAVMAGVMALAAGAIITMIADTMIPEAFEDSHLAIGAITVSGFLLSFALSHS from the coding sequence ATGAAGGAGACGCTTGAGGCCGGTGCGTTCGGTCTGCTGGCCGGTTCCGCTCTGCTGGTGGGTGCCGTACTCGGCTTCGCGGTGCGCTTCCCACGCCTGGTGATCGCCTCAGTCATGGCTTTCGGCGCGGGGGTGCTGCTGTCGGCGGTGTCCTTCGAGCTGATCGCCGAAGCTCATCGGGAGGCCGGGATGGTGCCGGTGGTGGTGGGCGCTCTGGCCGGGGCGGGCCTGTACACCGGGGGCAACGTACTGCTGGCGCGTCGGGGTGCGCGCCAGCGCAAACGTTCCGGGCATGTGCGCCAGCAGCCCTCCGAGAGCCAGCAGGCCGGCTCCGGCCTGGCCCTCGCACTGGGCGCGCTCCTGGACGGGGTGCCCGAGTCCGCGGTCATCGGCGTCGGCCTGGCCGACGGCGGCGCGATCAGTACGGCGACCGTCGCCGCGGTGTTCATCAGCAACATTCCCGAAGGGCTGTCCAGCTCGGCGGGTATGAAGAGCGCGGGCCGCAGCAAGGGATACGTCTTCGGCGTGTGGGGAGCGATCGCCGCCGCCGGCACCGTGTCCGCGATGGCCGGGTACGCCCTCGTGGGCGTGCTGTCGACGGCCGTCATGGCCGGTGTGATGGCGCTCGCCGCGGGCGCGATCATCACGATGATCGCGGACACGATGATCCCGGAGGCGTTCGAGGACAGCCACCTGGCCATCGGCGCCATCACGGTCAGCGGTTTCCTGCTCTCCTTCGCCCTCTCCCACAGCTGA
- a CDS encoding DUF1345 domain-containing protein — protein sequence MHSWFSERRRSAVSTVVGVCVAVLLGLLGVLAPGSVSASSADLGVVALFAYLLCYLVVTLRAFSNAPPERIRVWARREARGTLLQRYLLGTAPGPGVSVLIASAALVVSAVWRPGHLGSAFPAGARVLMALGLVVVAWICVLVAFAVAFHADNLVEDEAALDFPGGETAAWADYVYFALSVMTTFGTTDVMVMSREMRRTVAANATIAFVFNTVIVAGMVAALDGGQGG from the coding sequence GTGCATTCATGGTTCTCCGAGCGCCGCCGGTCCGCGGTGAGCACGGTCGTCGGGGTCTGTGTCGCCGTGCTTCTTGGCCTGCTGGGAGTCCTCGCGCCGGGGTCGGTGTCCGCCTCGAGTGCCGACTTGGGCGTGGTGGCGCTGTTCGCCTACCTCCTCTGCTACCTGGTGGTCACGCTGAGAGCCTTCTCGAACGCGCCGCCAGAACGGATCCGCGTCTGGGCCCGGCGGGAGGCGCGGGGCACCCTGCTGCAGCGCTATCTCCTGGGGACCGCGCCGGGACCCGGGGTGTCGGTCCTCATCGCGTCGGCGGCGCTCGTGGTGTCGGCGGTGTGGCGTCCCGGGCATCTGGGTTCCGCCTTCCCGGCGGGCGCGCGGGTTCTGATGGCGCTCGGTCTCGTCGTCGTCGCCTGGATCTGCGTTCTGGTCGCCTTCGCGGTCGCGTTCCATGCAGACAACCTCGTGGAGGACGAGGCGGCGCTGGACTTCCCGGGTGGGGAGACGGCGGCGTGGGCCGACTACGTGTACTTCGCCCTGTCGGTCATGACGACGTTCGGTACGACGGACGTCATGGTGATGTCGCGGGAGATGCGCCGGACGGTGGCGGCCAATGCGACCATCGCGTTCGTCTTCAACACGGTGATCGTGGCCGGCATGGTCGCGGCGCTGGACGGTGGGCAGGGAGGCTGA